One region of Juglans regia cultivar Chandler chromosome 4, Walnut 2.0, whole genome shotgun sequence genomic DNA includes:
- the LOC109022002 gene encoding trans-resveratrol di-O-methyltransferase-like, translating into MDLVNGQGASDELSRLQSHLYKNILSFTDSMSLYCAIQLGIPEIIHNHGQPITLKQLASKLRIHPQKTRCMHRLMRLLVHSGFITKTAPVVHEDQEEEEAYALTASSRVVLVDKVTGLSPLVQAILDPAVVNSWYSLGDWFRGTELTPFVKAHGMGIFDYCNQNPEYGVAFDEGMASDSRLMSKVIKDYKTIFDGLDSLVDVGGGSGTVSRIISEAFPHIKCTVFDLPHVVANLPDDKNLKYVGGDMFQSIPAADAILMKWILHDWSDEECVEILKRCKEAIRSKGKDGKIIIIDVVINEEEEQHDITKAKLFLDALMMILVTGKERTKKEWEKLFLDAGFSHYKIVAPYGLKSLIEVYPNS; encoded by the exons ATGGATCTCGTCAATGGCCAGGGAGCAAGTGATGAGTTGTCTCGACTTCAGTCTCATCTGTACAAAAATATACTAAGCTTCACAGATTCCATGTCACTCTATTGTGCAATTCAGCTAGGTATCCCTGAAATCATCCATAACCATGGCCAACCCATTACTCTTAAACAGCTGGCTTCTAAGCTTCGAATCCACCCACAAAAAACCAGATGCATGCACAGGCTGATGCGTTTGCTGGTACACTCCGGTTTCATTACTAAAACGGCCCCAGTAGTTCAtgaagatcaagaagaagaagaagcttaTGCTCTCACAGCTTCTTCTAGGGTCGTCCTCGTAGATAAGGTCACTGGCCTGTCACCGTTGGTTCAAGCAATACTTGACCCTGCTGTTGTAAACTCATGGTATTCCTTGGGAGATTGGTTTCGAGGCACTGAGCTCACACCTTTTGTGAAAGCGCACGGGATGGGCATCTTTGACTACTGCAACCAAAACCCAGAATACGGTGTCGCTTTTGATGAAGGGATGGCCAGCGATTCCCGACTAATGAGCAAGGTGATCAAGGACTACAAGACCATTTTTGACGGTTTGGATTCGTTGGTTGATGTTGGAGGTGGAAGTGGGACAGTGTCGAGGATCATTTCTGAGGCATTCCCTCACATCAAATGCACGGTGTTTGACCTCCCACATGTGGTTGCTAATTTGCCAGAtgataaaaacttgaaatacgTCGGTGGAGATATGTTTCAGTCCATCCCTGCTGCAGATGCCATTCTAATGAAG TGGATCTTGCATGATTGGAGCGATGAGGAATGTGTCGAAATACTAAAGAGATGCAAAGAGGCTATTAGGAGCAAAGGTAAGGACGGAAAGATAATTATCATAGACGTAGTGATAAATGAGGAGGAGGAACAACATGATATTACAAAAGCAAAGCTTTTCTTGGACGCACTGATGATGATTTTGGTCACTGGAAAAGAGAGAACCAAGAAAGAGTGGGAAAAGCTCTTCTTGGATGCTGGCTTTAGCCACTACAAAATAGTGGCACCATATGGCTTGAAGTCCCTGATCGAGGTTTATCCTAATTCATAG
- the LOC108981828 gene encoding uncharacterized protein LOC108981828 gives MGFPKEYLDLVLVPSGLLIMFTYHIFLLYRYLHRPHTTFMGYENNDKRAWVESIMEQREEHSMISRALTVTNSNSNAAMYLATISLTLCSLIGAWIANSSNNLFQSEIIYGDTRQSTISIKYISLLTCFLLAFSCFVQSARHLVNASYLISNPSNKVPVSSVEIAVIRGGELWSLGLRALYFALNLLLWFFGPIPMFMSSIVMVTILHYLDANSKELNQYGSAGSLTVNKSTSQQHV, from the exons atggGTTTTCCAAAGGAGTACCTTGATTTGGTGTTGGTCCCTAGCGGGTTGCTGATCATGTTTACTTACCACATCTTCCTCCTTTACCGATACCTTCACAGGCCTCACACCACATTCATGGGATATGAGAACAATGACAAGAGAGCTTGGGTCGAAAGTATAATGGAG CAAAGGGAAGAGCATAGTATGATCAGCAGAGCTCTCACCGTGACCAACTCCAATTCAAATGCAGCGATGTACTTGGCAACTATCTCTTTGACTCTCTGCTCTCTGATTGGAGCCTGGATTGCAAACTCTTCCAACAACCTCTTTCAAAGCGAAATTATCTACGGAGACACGAGGCAATCCACCATTTCCATCAAATACATAAGCCTCCTAACCTGCTTCCTCCTTGCGTTTTCATGCTTTGTTCAGTCAGCAAGGCACCTTGTCAATGCTAGCTATCTGATAAGCAACCCCAGCAATAAAGTTCCTGTGAGTAGTGTGGAGATTGCTGTCATAAGGGGAGGTGAACTTTGGTCACTTGGACTTAGAGCTCTATATTTTGCTCTCAATTTGCTGCTGTGGTTTTTTGGTCCAATACCCATGTTCATGTCCTCAATTGTTATGGTAACAATCCTCCATTACCTCGATGCCAATTCAAAAGAACTGAATCAGTATGGCTCTGCAGGTAGCCTGACTGTTAACAAGAGTACTTCTCAACAGCATGTCTAA